A window of the Diabrotica undecimpunctata isolate CICGRU chromosome 1, icDiaUnde3, whole genome shotgun sequence genome harbors these coding sequences:
- the LOC140435226 gene encoding uncharacterized protein, whose amino-acid sequence MDQNKKHRKVLRTTFTKSAKELEELLSAPEGKVRLIVVTLEILKQKYEDLRKVDSDIYQCLLESDESEADLLAEIDGSEVYLRKFTDLNTQAEDFLQKPRDEPGEEVDSMASESSVGSRSGRRKFKLPTLELKKFDGNIRNWLPFWSQFQKIHNDPDIDLNDKVEYLVQCTLMGSRARQLVDSFPATGDNYGKMVDCLLSRFGRDDLQIEVYVRELLKLVINNTSSGNKRDLSLLYDNLETQLRALETLGIKSDNYAAMLFPLVESCLPSELLRVWQRIPEGPEVAGSQAFINTVGVSTIENRLNNLMHFLKREVNNEQHISLVVEGFDLPSAANRDVKRPSQKSRIPQENFSTAMGLINSEVTTKCLFCQNSHDSTGCFKAQKLTYEQKRNILAQKGACFRCLKIGHQARKCRGHLSCLVCSRSHVSLMCPTLSVNRTKANNLEQKQQDDTVAKVDQALANSSNTNTQVFLQTLRVKMTHLGKSRHVRALIDTGSQKSYILKATAKFLGYQSKGKISLVHGLFGGSNLMQNHDCYDVELNHDTYSCTFEALDQAVICNSVSSIFDGPWTEELRKLNIEISDSYDSTPIELLIGSDIAGKLYTGRRHILNCNLVAIETLLGWTLMGKIPVETHSNLSMISLSLFVNNAPITNLWELDVLGINDPMERKTRDETALAAKKLFLETISVDTDGRYEVRLPWLEGHPALPSNYHLAKSRLDNTVKKITKDGYFEAYDQVFQEWLNDNIIEEVVEEQRNQEAHYLPHRPVIKPSSITTKIRPVFDASAREKDSPSLNQCLEKGVNLIELIPAILLRFRQQKFGVTSDISKAFLQISVHPKDRDFLRFLWYDKENNLKVFRHRRVVFGINSSPFLLGASLEYHLSKLADKYDSKASFTTDTVKKLSNSFYVDNCVTSVASEIELKTFIKEANMIMAKGKFDLRGWEFTHQVQNDSFNIFTVVLGIKWNKLDDTLSINQDDEDIEQILSKSVTKRLMLSQAQRIFDPIGYSCPVTLLPKLWLQKTWEKQLGWDTPVDEELETLFRSWIKQLSYLNAIKIPRWINAGTEEAEHWTFHTFCDASKEAFSAVVFLRGIRDGRVFVHLLAAKSRVAPIKRLSIPRLELMAAVIGVRLYTTVKESLNIEMESFFWSDSTTVLSWIRRPEEWSTFVWNRVSEIRKLSHGENWHHVPGRLNPADLPSRGCSAKQLLESRWWEGPQWLYEDLAIDPQVDLDYNEDEINQERKVKLVATLINDEHSKMSLDDWHFGYFSQYLKTLRMCAWIFRFLHNSRNKDRLRGHLCSEEIDRAEIFVLRIVQKESFCDKNDKRLCGMDVYKDDDDLIRLKSRISNRSDCKSFLFPIVLPAKHFLVNQLIFREHLKSCHSGTQGLMSRLRQNYWILGGRRTIKSAISNCVVCKRQNAKPFIVSAPPLPVDRVRDANAFEITGVDFAGPLYLRTGEKVWVCLFTCAVYRAVHLELCTALSVVSFMQALRRFIARRGRPKTIYSDNGTNFVGTENAFLRVDFEKIAESSSVERIQWRFNPPTAAWWGGFWERLVGVLKQLLRKVLGQASLDYESLMTVICDCEAIINSRPLTSSNDPNDLIPLTPMMFLRDQTESGVPDCDAVDQKALSRKVVYRQKLVDDLRRRFRNEYLGQLKLWFKGRSSQQVKVGDMVLVGNDQDKRINWPLGRVVELLPGKDKQVRLVRVNTERGQFLRPVQRLYPLECTVNSIRREGNSNNLDSEGNNDPGISSRAQWKEVEVRAVESANECDDAKTGVSKSRVPETHKSANECDDAKTGVSKSRVSETHKSDTRYVTRSGRKVKTSARYTDFFMN is encoded by the coding sequence ATGGATCAAAACAAAAAGCACCGTAAAGTACTCCGTACCACCTTTACTAAATCGGCGAAAGAGTTGGAAGAGCTGTTGTCGGCGCCGGAAGGAAAGGTACGTTTAATCGTGGTGACCTTagaaattttgaaacaaaaatatGAGGATCTAAGGAAAGTTGACAGCGATATATACCAGTGTCTGTTGGAAAGTGATGAAAGTGAAGCAGACTTGTTGGCAGAGATAGATGGCAGCGAAGTTTATCTAAGGAAATTTACCGACCTGAACACACAGGCTGAGGATTTTCTACAGAAGCCGCGGGACGAGCCAGGTGAAGAGGTAGACTCCATGGCATCGGAAAGTAGTGTAGGCAGCAGATCAGGTAGGCGTAAATTTAAATTACCTACTCTAGAACTTAAGAAGTTTGATGGAAATATTAGAAACTGGTTGCCCTTCTGGTCCCAGTTTCAAAAGATACATAATGATCCGGATATAGATTTAAATGATAAAGTGGAATATCTGGTCCAATGTACGTTAATGGGTAGTCGGGCAAGACAGTTAGTTGATAGTTTTCCAGCCACTGGGGACAATTATGGTAAAATGGTAGACTGTCTTCTTTCGCGATTCGGGCGGGATGATTTGCAAATAGAGGTATACGTGCGGGAGTTGCTAAAATTAGTAATTAATAACACCTCGTCTGGCAATAAAAGGGATCTATCTTTGTTGTACGACAATCTCGAAACTCAATTACGGGCGTTAGAGACACTTGGGATAAAATCAGATAATTACGCGGCGATGCTGTTTCCGTTAGTAGAATCGTGTTTACCATCGGAACTATTGAGAGTTTGGCAACGTATTCCCGAGGGACCCGAGGTCGCTGGATCACAAGCTTTTATAAATACGGTGGGCGTTTCTACTATAGAAAATCGACTTAACAATCTCATGCACTTTTTGAAAAGGGAAGTCAATAATGAACAGCACATTTCTTTAGTGGTGGAAGGCTTTGATCTACCTAGTGCAGCAAATAGAGATGTTAAACGGCCTAGTCAGAAATCGCGGATACCACAAGAAAACTTTTCTACGGCAATGGGTCTAATAAATTCAGAAGTGACAACGAAGTGCCTTTTTTGCCAAAATTCGCACGACAGTACTGGCTGCTTTAAGGCTCAGAAGTTGACCTACgagcaaaaaagaaatattttggcACAAAAGGGTGCATGCTTTCGATGCTTAAAAATTGGCCATCAAGCTCGAAAATGTCGAGGTCATTTAAGTTGCTTAGTTTGTAGTAGATCACATGTTTCTCTAATGTGTCCGACACTTTCAGTTAATAGAACAAAGGCAAATAATTTGGAGCAAAAACAACAAGATGATACGGTAGCGAAAGTCGATCAGGCACTTGCGAATAGTTCTAATACGAACACACAGGTTTTTTTGCAGACGCTGCGCGTAAAAATGACTCATTTAGGTAAATCGAGACATGTGCGAGCattgattgatactggatcgcaGAAATCATATATTTTGAAGGCGACAGCTAAATTTTTGGGATATCAGTCAAAAGGAAAAATTAGTCTCGTTCATGGGTTATTCGGAGGAAGTAATTTGATGCAAAATCATGATTGCTATGACGTGGAATTAAATCACGATACTTATAGTTGTACCTTTGAAGCACTGGATCAAGCTGTTATTTGCAATAGTGTATCTTCCATATTCGATGGGCCCTGGACGGAAGAGCTTCgtaaattaaatattgaaatatcTGACTCATATGATTCTACTCCAATTGAACTTTTGATAGGATCAGATATCGCGGGCAAACTTTACACTGGAAGAAGACATATTTTGAATTGTAACTTGGTAGCGATAGAGACCCTATTAGGCTGGACTCTAATGGGAAAGATACCAGTTGAAACGCATAGTAACTTATCTATGATCTCGCTCTCTCTTTTTGTCAATAATGCCCCTATTACGAATCTTTGGGAGCTCGACGTACTAGGCATAAATGAtccaatggaaaggaagactcgCGATGAAACCGCATTAGCAGCAAAGAAACTTTTTCTGGAAACCATTTCTGTTGACACCGATGGACGATATGAAGTTAGGCTCCCATGGTTGGAGGGACATCCAGCGCTGCCTAGTAACTATCACTTGGCAAAAAGTAGATTAGATAACACGGTGAAGAAGATTACTAAGGATGGTTATTTTGAGGCATATGACCAAGTATTTCAAGAGTGGTTAAATGACAATATTATTGAGGAGGTAGTGGAGGAGCAAAGGAACCAGGAAGCCCATTACCTACCACACCGGCCAGTGATTAAACCAAGTAGCATTACTACGAAAATACGACCAGTTTTCGATGCATCAGCCAGAGAAAAGGATAGCCCTTCTTTGAACCAGTGTCTAGAAAAGGGGGTGAATTTAATTGAGCTAATTCCCGCTATCTTGTTGAGGTTCAGACAGCAGAAATTTGGAGTAACTTCAGACATTAGCAAAGCTTTTCTACAGATCAGTGTACATCCGAAAGACAGAGATTTCCTTCGATTTCTATGGTATGATAAGGAAAACAACCTTAAAGTGTTTCGTCATCGACGGGTAGTGTTTGGAATCAACAGTAGCCCGTTCTTGTTGGGAGCTTCATTAGAATATCATCTGTCAAAACTTGCGGATAAGTATGACTCGAAAGCTTCTTTTACTACAGACACTGTTAAGAAACTGTCAAACAGTTTTTACGTGGACAACTGTGTTACTAGTGTTGCTAGTGAAATAGAATTGAAAACCTTTATCAAAGAGGCAAATATGATAATGGCTAAAGGAAAATTCGACTTAAGAGGGTGGGAGTTTACTCACCAAGTTCAAAATgattcctttaacatttttacgGTGGTTCTGGGAATTAAGTGGAACAAGCTGGATGACACTTTATCTATAAACCAAGACGACGAAGATATCGAACAGATTTTAAGTAAATCGGTAACCAAAAGATTGATGCTATCCCAAGCACAACGAATATTTGACCCCATAGGTTACAGTTGCCCAGTCACCCTACTACCAAAGCTGTGGTTACAGAAAACATGGGAGAAGCAACTGGGATGGGACACGCCGGTTGACGAGGAACTGGAAACTCTTTTCCGTAGCTGGATAAAACAGCTTTCTTATCTAAATGCGATAAAGATACCTAGGTGGATAAACGCTGGTACTGAGGAAGCAGAACACTGGACGTTTCATACATTTTGCGATGCCAGCAAGGAAGCCTTTTCCGCTGTGGTATTTTTGAGAGGAATTAGGGACGGGCGTGTATTCGTACATCTCTTAGCGGCTAAATCAAGGGTAGCCCCAATAAAAAGGCTGTCAATACCTCGTCTGGAGTTAATGGCTGCGGTGATTGGTGTTAGGCTATATACTACTGTCAAGGAAAGCCTCAACATTGAAATGGAATCTTTTTTCTGGAGTGACTCGACCACCGTACTGTCATGGATAAGGAGACCCGAGGAATGGTCCACATTTGTCTGGAATCGTGTGTCAGAGATACGGAAATTATCTCATGGTGAAAACTGGCACCACGTTCCTGGTAGACTGAATCCTGCTGACCTTCCATCGCGGGGTTGTTCAGCCAAGCAGTTACTCGAATCAAGATGGTGGGAGGGGCCACAATGGCTTTATGAGGACCTGGCGATTGATCCTCAAGTAGATCTGGATTACAATGAAGATGAGATCAATCAAGAGAGGAAGGTCAAATTGGTTGCCACATTAATTAATGATGAGCATTCGAAGATGTCATTAGATGATTGGCATTTTGGTTACTTTTCCCAATATCTGAAGACTCTCCGTATGTGTGCATGGATATTCCGATTTCTTCATAACTCAAGAAATAAAGATCGACTCAGAGGTCACTTATGCTCCGAGGAAATTGACCGAGCCGAAATTTTTGTTCTTCGTATAGTGCAAAAGGAGTCCTTCTGCGATAAGAACGATAAACGACTATGTGGCATGGACGTTTACAAAGATGATGATGACTTAATTCGACTAAAGTCACGGATCAGTAACAGAAGCGACTGTAAAAGCTTTCTATTTCCCATAGTTTTGCCTGCCAAACATTTTTTGGTCAATCAGCTTATATTCAGAGAACACTTAAAATCATGTCATAGTGGGACACAGGGACTTATGAGCAGATTACGTCAAAATTATTGGATTCTAGGAGGACGTCGGactataaaatctgcaatttCCAATTGTGTCGTGTGCAAGAGACAAAATGCCAAACCTTTTATCGTGAGTGCACCTCCATTACCAGTTGATCGTGTTCGAGATGCCAACGCGTTTGAAATAACAGGGGTTGATTTCGCAGGCCCTCTATATCTGAGGACTGGGGAAAAGGTGTGGGTATGCCTCTTCACATGTGCCGTGTATCGTGCCGTACACCTTGAACTTTGTACTGCATTATCGGTTGTTAGTTTTATGCAGGCTTTACGACGCTTTATTGCCAGACGGGGTCGTCCAAAGACTATTTATAGTGATAATGGGACCAATTTTGTTGGTACTGAAAATGCCTTTCTTCGAGTGGACTTTGAGAAAATCGCCGAGAGCAGTAGTGTCGAACGTATTCAATGGCGATTTAACCCTCCTACGGCCGCGTGGTGGGGAGGATTTTGGGAAAGACTTGTGGGGGTTTTGAAGCAGTTATTGCGCAAAGTGTTAGGACAGGCCTCGCTAGACTACGAAAGTTTAATGACGGTAATTTGCGATTGCGAAGCCATCATCAATTCAAGGCCACTTACCTCTTCTAATGACCCAAACGACTTGATACCTTTAACACCCATGATGTTTCTTAGAGACCAGACAGAGAGTGGGGTTCCAGACTGTGATGCTGTTGACCAAAAGGCTCTATCTAGGAAAGTGGTGTACAGACAAAAACTGGTTGATGATCTTCGACGAAGGTTTCGCAACGAGTATTTAGGCCAGTTAAAGTTATGGTTTAAAGGAAGAAGTAGCCAACAAGTTAAAGTGGGAGACATGGTCTTGGTTGGCAATGATCAAGATAAGCGAATCAATTGGCCACTTGGTCGAGTAGTCGAACTTCTTCCTGGAAAAGATAAGCAAGTGCGACTTGTGAGAGTTAATACCGAAAGGGGACAATTTCTGAGACCTGTGCAACGCTTGTACCCTTTGGAATGCACAGTCAATTCTATCCGAAGAGAGGGCAATTCGAACAACTTGGACTCTGAGGGAAACAACGACCCAGGCATCTCTTCTCGAGCCCAGTGGAAAGAAGTTGAGGTGCGCGCGGTTGAAAGTGCAAACGAGTGTGATGACGCGAAGACGGGAGTGTCTAAAAGCAGAGTACCCGAAACGCACAAAAGTGCAAACGAGTGTGATGACGCGAAGACGGGAGTGTCTAAAAGCAGAGTATCCGAAACGCACAAAAGTGATACGCGCTACGTTACGCGGAGTGGGCGTAAGGTTAAAACATCTGCTAGATATACTGACTTTTTTATGAACTAG